A section of the Macadamia integrifolia cultivar HAES 741 chromosome 9, SCU_Mint_v3, whole genome shotgun sequence genome encodes:
- the LOC122089944 gene encoding protein COP1 SUPPRESSOR 2 — MKNFRKRAHEEDEEEKNNHSEDEEERRLALEEVKFLQKQRERKAGIPAILNLQTAGVVPKPSEKNEGDGEKEELVLQDTFAQETAVMVEDPNMLKYVEQELAKKRGKNVDSTNQVENDLKRAEAELYAIPEHLKVKKRNSEESSTQWTTGIAEIQLPIEYKLRNIEETEAAKKLLQEKRLVGRAKSELNIPSSYSADYFQRGRDYAEKLRRDHPELYKDKGVQDNGMGTRPVDGANIDAAGRRQAATDEFMLDRFRKRERNRVMRR; from the exons ATGAAGAATTTCAGAAAGAGAGCTCACGAAGAAGACGAGGAAGAGAAGAACAACCATTCCGAAGACGAAGAAGAGAGGAG ATTGGCATTAGAGGAAGTGAAGTTTCTCCAGAAACAAAGGGAGAGAAAAGCTGGGATTCCTGCAATCCTGAACTTGCAGACGGCCGGTGTTGTTCCGAAACCAAGTGAGAAGAATGAAGGAGACGGAGAGAAGGAGGAGTTGGTGCTGCAGGATACCTTCGCTCAAGAAACTGCCGTTATGGTGGAAGATCCAAACAT GCTGAAGTATGTTGAGCAAGAACTGGCAaagaaaagaggtaagaatGTTGATTCAACCAATCAAGTGGAGAATGACTTAAAGCGTGCTGAGGCTGAGTTATATGCCATTCCAGAGCATCTTAAG GTTAAAAAGAGGAACTCAGAAGAAAGCTCTACTCAATGGACTACTGGAATTGCCGAAATTCAACTCCCCATTGA ATACAAATTGAGAAATATTGAGGAAACAGAGGCTGCAAAAAAGCTTCTGCAAGAAAAGAGACTCGTAGGTCGGGCTAAATCAGAGTTGAACATCCCCTCAAGTTACAGTGCAGATTATTTCCAACGTGGGAGGGATTATGCAGAAAAACTTCGGAGAG ATCATCCTGAGCTATACAAGGACAAAGGTGTGCAGGATAATGGCATGGGAACTAGACCAGTGGATGGTGCTAACATTGATGCAGCTGGTCGGAGGCAAGCCGCTACAGATGAGTTCATGCTTGACCGTTTCCGTAAACGAGAACGCAACCGTGTCATGCGGAGATAA